The following nucleotide sequence is from Methylotenera sp. G11.
CTACTGGACATATTGATGTTTGATTAAATACATCTGCTAAATTAAAAAATAAGGAGCGGCTAACGCTCCTTATTTTTTAATGCATACATATCGTAGCAAAACCCCGCCCTGATAGCGATTCCTCAATATTAATCACACATTCAGCCAATCCGGATAGCGGAATCGGAGCAAATGTTGGAGAAAATCCAGTATTAATTCTCAATTTACATTATATAATCGCGGATTAAGACTTACATGTTATGCGGGAAATTCACGCGCTGTGCGTATTTTTGCGATATTTTTGCTAAAAATATCCCTGCTGATTGATTTATTTTGTTTTATTTAAGGACGGAAGTAATGAGTAACAGTAATGTAGAAACGTTTTACGACGACTACGTCATCCGTAGATTTACCGTGATGGCCGTAGTCTGGGGGGTGGTTGGCATGCTCATGGGCGTTATCATCGCCGCACAGCTTGCCTTTCCTGAACTAAACCTCGGTCTGCCATGGACAAGCTTCGGCCGTTTGCGTCCACTGCACACTAACGCGGTAATTTTTGCGTTTGGCGGCTGTGCCCTGTTTGCCACGTCTTACTACGTTGTGCAGCGCACCAGCCAAACCAAACTGGCCTTCCCGCTGCTGGCTCGCTACACGTTCTGGGGCTACCAGGCCGTGATCGTAGCTGCAGCCATCTCACTGCCTTTAGGCTACACGCAAGCTAAAGAGTACGCTGAACTGGAATGGCCAATCGACTTGCTGCTGCTGGTGGTTTGGGTCATGTATGCGATCGTGTTCTTTGGCACCATCGCTCAACGAAAAATCAAACATATCTACGTTGCTAACTGGTTTTACGGCGCATTCATTATCGTGGTGGCCTTGCTGCACATTGTTAACAGTGCCGCGATCCCTGCTGAATGGATGAAATCCTACTCAGCGTATGCCGGTGTTCAGGATGCCATGATTCAATGGTGGTATGGCCACAATGCTGTGGGCTTTTTCCTGACAGCAGGCTTCCTGGGCATGATGTACTACTTCGTACCTAAACAGGCTGAGCGCCCAGTGTACTCATACCGTTTATCTATCGTGCACTTCTGGGGTTTGATCTTCACTTACATGTGGGCGGGTTCACACCACCTGCACTACACCGCCTTGCCTGACTGGACACAATCAGTCGGCATGGTACTTTCACTGATCCTGCTGGCACCTAGCTGGGGCGGCATGATCAACGGTATGATGACAATGTCAGGCGCATGGCACAAACTGCGCGATGACCCGATCCTGCGCTTCCTGATCGTTTCCCTGTCTTTCTACGGCATGAGTACCTTTGAAGGCCCGATGATGGCGATTAAAACCGTGAATGCATTGTCACACTACACCGACTGGACTGTTGGTCACGTGCACTCAGGCGCTTTAGGCTGGGTTGGTTTCGTATCCATGGGTTCACTGTACTTCCTGACACCGCGCCTGTGGGGTCTGAAACAGATGTACAGCAAGAAAGCCATTGAACTGCACTTCTGGCTGGCGACGATCGGCGTGGTGCTGTACATCACCGCGATGTGGATCTCCGGCGTGACGGCTGGTCTGATGTGGCGTGCGATGAACGATGACGGCACCTTGACCTATACCTTTGTTGAATCTGTAAAAGCGATGCATCCGTTCTACGTGATCCGTATGACCGGTGGCCTGATGTACGTAAGCGGCATGATCATCATGTTATGGAACGTCATCAAAACAGTACAGATGGGGCAAGCGACACGCGCCAGAATACCTTCAACAGTTGTTCATGCTTAAGAGAACTAAAATGTCAGATAAAGAACAAAAAGGATTTACCCACGAGAAGATCGAAACCAACAGTTTCCTGATGGTTGTGCTGATTTTAATTGTGGTTTCATTCGGCGGTTTGGTTGAAATCGTTCCGCTGTTTTTCCAGAAATCAACCACGCAGCCGGTTGAAGGCCTCAAGCCTTACACACCGCTGCAACTGGCTGGACGCGACATTTACATCCGTGAAGGCTGCTACAACTGCCACTCACAGATGATCCGTCCATTCAAAGCAGAAACATTGCGCTATGGCCATTACTCGGTTGCAGGCGAGTTTGTTTATGACCACCCATTCCAATGGGGCAGTAAACGTACAGGTCCAGACCTGCACCGCGTTGGCGCCCGTTACAGCGATGAGTGGCATCGCATCCACCTGATCAACCCGCGTGACCTGGTGCCGGAATCAGTGATGCCTGCCTACCCCTGGCTGGAAAAAAATCTGGTTGATGCGAAAAACCTGCCGTCACACCTGCGCGCGCTGAAAATCGCCGGTGTGCCTTATACCGATGAAGAGATTAAAAACTCAGCAAACGAGGTATATGGCAAAACCGAAATGGAAGCCGTAATTGCTTACTTACAAGTGCTAGGTACAGCGCTCAAACAATAAGCGAGTCAATATGGACATTACTGATTTACGCAGTATAGCGACTGTCGCAGCCCTGGTTACTTTTGTGGGTATCTGGGTCTGGGCATGGTCTGGACGGCATAAAAAAGATTTTGACGAAGCGGCAAGACTGCCGCTTGAGGGAGATGAATAATGAGTGATTTTACAAGTAGTTTCTGGCCGATGTTTATTTCGGCCATCGTGATTGGCGGTATTATTTTCTGCCTGACTGTGCTGTTTCTTACCAGCAAATCACATGACGCAGCCCACACTGGCGAGTCTACAGGTCACGTATACGATGAAGACATCATCGAGATGAACAACCCGATGCCAAGATGGTGGATGTGGATGTTTATCATTACCTGTGTGTTCGGTGTCAGCTATCTGTTTCTGTACCCAGGTCTGGGAACTTACGGTGGTAAACTGGGCTGGACGCAACTGAAGCAATATGAACAGGAAGTGAAAGAAACCAACGACCGCATTGCACCTATCTACGCTAAATTTACATCTATGGCACCTGAAGACGTGGCTAAAGATCCAAAAGCAATGGCAATCGGCGAACGCCTGTTCATGAACAACTGCTCACAGTGTCACGGTTCTGATGCTCACGGCAGCCGCGGCTTCCCTAACCTGACAGATAAAGACTGGTTATATGGCGGCGCGCCTGAAACGATCAAGGAAACCATCACCAATGGCCGTCATGGCATGATGCCGCCAATGGCTGCAGCGATTGGCAATGCGGATGACGTGAAAAACGTTGCCAACTACGTATTAAGCCTTTCAGGCAGCCAGCATGACGCAAACCGTGCAGCACTGGGCAAAGAGAAATTCACAGCCTGCGCAGCTTGCCACGGCGCAGAAGGTAAAGGCAACCAGACAATCGGCGCGCCTAACCTGACAGATGACATCTGGCTGCATGGTGCCGGTGAAGCCGCTATTATCGAGCGTATCAACAACGGCAAGAATAACCAGATGCCGGCGCAAGGTTCACGTTTAACACCTGAACAGATTCATGTTCTCGCTTCTTACGTTTGGCGCTTTTCAAACAATGAAAACAACGCTCAGTAACAACTTAGATTTAATTTAGATAGCAATGCAACTTCAGCTTACTTAAATTATCCTAATACCACTAAATGCCCACTATTTTGCATATGCTAAAATAGTGGGCGTTGTCCTTTTTGTGTCGCATTTTAAGCAGGGTTTAAAATCAAGTGTCCAATCAGAAAGTAAAGTCCAGGAAAGTCATCCCTATTGCCGAAGACACCTCTAAACCAAGGTCTCTTTACGAATCCCAGCCAAAGATTTACCCGCGAAGCATTTCCGGATACTTCAAAAACATGCGCTGGCTCACCATCTGGATCACTCAGCTTGTTTTTTACGGCACACCCTGGCTCATGTGGAATGACAGGCAGGCCATGCTGCTTGATATCAGCACACACCGTTTTTACATCTTTGGCCTCGTGCTTTATCCGCAGGACCTGATTTACCTTGTCGTCATCCTGATCATTGCCGCACTGGCCCTGTTCCTGTTTACCGCCGTTGCCGGGCGGCTGTGGTGCGGGTTCTCGTGTCCGCAGTCAGTCTATACCGAAATATTCCTGTGGATGGAACGCAAGATCGAAGGCGACCGTGCGGCGCGCATGCGCCTAGATGGCATGAAGTTCGGTATCAAGAAATTCCATAAAAAATTCCTGAAACATGCCGCCTGGATCAGTTTCTCGCTGTTTACCGGGTTTACTTTCCTGGGGTATTTCTCACCAATACGTGAATTGCTGGATAATATCCTGCAATATCGCCTGAGCCCATGGGAAACCTTCTGGATCCTGTTTTACGGGTTTGCCACCTATGGCAATGCCGGTTTCCTGCGTGAACAGATCTGTAAGTACATGTGCCCTTATGCCCGCTTCCAGAGCGCAATGTTTGATAACGATACGCTGATCGTGACCTATGACCAGGAACGCGGCGAGCCGCGCAGCGGCCGTTCACGCAAAGTGGACGCAAAACAGTCAGGCCTGGGCGACTGCATTGACTGCAGCTTCTGCGTACAGGTATGCCCAGTCGGCATTGATATCCGCAACGGCTTGCAGTATGAATGCATCAGCTGCGGTTTGTGTGTGGATGCCTGCAACAGCATCATGGACAAGATGGAATACCCGCGCGGCCTGATCCGTTTTTCTACGCACAATGCCGTAGAAAAGCACTGGTCACAGAAACAGATCATCCAGAAAGTCATGCGTCCGCGTGTGCTGATTTACAGCGGTTTACTGTTATTGCTATGCATAGGCTTTGTAGCCTCCCTGGCGATGCGCGTACCTTTCAAAGTGGATGTCATCCGCGACCGGGGCGTGATGTCACGCCTGGTAGCCGGCGGCAAAGTCGAGAATGTCTACCGCCTGCAGATCACCAATGCCTCCGAGAAACCTGAAACCTACCGTATCGGCGTGAATGGCCTCAGCGGCCTGACCATCGCATCCGAAGGTGTTTTCACGGTTAACCCGGCTGAGTCACGTATGGTCGCCATAAGCCTGCAGATTGAAGACGGCTCGATCAAGAGTGGCTCGCACCCTGTTGTGTTCGAGATTGAAGCCGCAGGCTCAAAAGAAAAGATTCTCGAAAAATCCATTTTTTACATGTCGCATTAAAGGTTAAGTCATGGCACAGAAACAAGATCAGAATCAAAATCAGAAATGGTGGAAATCAGGCTTTGCCTGGCTTGTATTCGGCGGTCCTGCAATCGTTGTGGTTGCCAGCCTGACTACCGTATATATCGCCGTGAACGGACAGGATGAAGTACTGGCGCATGAAGAAAACCAGGGGCAGTCACCGTTCAAAAAACCGATGACAACCGAAGAGAAGAACTCACTGGAACCTGCTGTCAAGGCACGTAATCATGCCGCTACCGGCGTGAATGACCATTAATCCCGGTTCAAGATAATAGGCATGCAGACAGCGCTTTTATATAGTGCCCTGCTCATGGGCATTGCAGGCGGGCCGCATTGCGTGGCGATGTGCGGTGCGGCATGCACGGCACTCACGCAATCCCAGCAGCATCCTTACGGCATATACCAATACCACCTGGGTCGGCTATGCGGATATGCACTGCTGGGGGCAATCGCGACATTTGCGATTCAGAGTATCGCCTGGCTTTCAAGCTACAGCTCTGCCCTGCACCCGCTGTGGACTTTTTTCCATGTGCTGATCTTCTTCTGGGGACTGTTACTGGTCATCTACGCGCGCCAGCCAATATGGGTAGACCGGGCAGGCCGCAATATCTGGGGCCATGTCAAAAAGCTGGCGGTAAAGCGTGGTGGGAATTTTTATGTGGGCATGCTCTGGGCATTGATGCCTTGTGGCCTGCTCTATTCGGCGCTAGTTATTGCATCATTCAATGCCCACCCGCTGGGCGGGGCATTGAGCATGGCGGCCTTCGCACTTGGCTCCAGTATATCGCTCTTTTTAGCGCCCTGGCTCTGGCTGAAGCTGAAAACCAACGCCATTGAACCCTATGGCATGCGGCTGGCCGGATTATTGTTAAGTGCTGCCAGCGCGTGGGCGATCTGGATGGAGCTGACACACAACACCAAGGTATGGTGCGCTACTTAAACCCTCAGGCAATATTCCCGGCAACAGCCTCACACAGCGCTTCCGCTAACGGATTGGTGTTATAACGGTATGACTTTCAGCCCCTCGCCGGCCGTATTCCAGACCAGCAATGACACCTTGCCATTCTGCAGCAATAGCGGATAGTCAGCGGTACCGCCGACATCTGCCATCATCTTCGGCGATTCCCAACTTTTGCCTTCATCGCTCGATTTCATGAGCCAGAGCTGGCTTTTGCCTGCATCTTTCTCACGCCATGCCAGCCAGACGTTTTCACCGGCAGCAAGCAAAGCCGCATGACCAGCCTGCTTTTTCATATTGCCGAATTTTCTAGGAGGCGACGATACCCAGGCCTCGCCATCCATGCGCGCATAGAACAGTGCTGCATCCTTGCCGGCATCATCATTGCCGCCATCGTACCAGGCCATATGGTAACCCCACCAGCGCGCGCCATCGCCGCCAGCCGCAAGTGCAGCACCATGATGCGGGCAGCCGTCAATTTTCCAACGCCCGAAAGTCGCCCGTTTTGGATCAGGCATTTTATCCGCAGCAGGAATTTCCGCAATCATATGATCGCGCTCACTGCCTTCAAACACATGGCGCCACATGGCGGCCACGCGACCATCCGGCTTGCCGGCAAGCGCGATGCGGCAGCACTCGCAGCTGCTGTCTGCCAGTTTCTGCTCCGGCAGGAAGCTGGCACCGCTATCTTTAGACACTGCATAGTAGATGGCGGCACCCTCATATGGCTTACCGGCGGCTTTAGCGGCAAGCAGATCCCGCTTATCCACCCAGGCGACGGTAATGCTGCCGCCAGCGCTTACGTGCAGCGCATCAAAGCGGTGTGTGATCTCGCTGCGGTCCTGATGCACGATATAGGGTTTTTCAAACGTTTTACCGGCATCCACCGAGCGTGCAAACCATATATAACCAGAAAACGGCTTTTTCAGCGCTTCAGTCCAGCTGACATAGATATAGCCGCCTGCTGACACAGCGATCTTCGGGCGCGCCTCACCATCGGCACCTATCTTCTGCGCCACCTGATTCACCCTGACCGGCCTGGAAAAACTTTTACCGGCGTCCAGGCTGCTGCTGACTTCCACGAAACCATCTTTTACGGCAGCACGCCAGAGCTTATCCTGTGCATCCAAAGCCAGGCTGACAGCAAGCGACGCTTGTTGGTGACCGGTATGTCCTTCATGTGCATGGGCGGCAAAGCCAACCCAGAAAAAAACAAGTGCGAACAGGTATTTAATCATCAGTAATCGAATTTTAGTTGTAGATAAGCGGTACGTTGCGGATAGGGATGGAACACATACGCTTTATAATTGTTCAAGTTATCAATCCCTAGGCTGGCGGTAATGCGGTTAGCAAATTTATAGGTCGCTTTAACGTCCATGACAAAAAACTTGCTGGCGCCTCCAAAGGTATCGGGATTAATGTCGCTATTATCCAGGGCATTATACTGCCTGCCGCTGTAACGTGCTGCCAGGCTATAAGTAAGATTATTCCCATGATGGTAAGTAGCCACTGCCTTGAACATATTTTTGGGGATGCGCGGCGGCTTATTGCCGACCGTCGCCGGCGCTGCATCGTTGCGCAGCACTTCAGCATCTGTGAACGTGGCGCTGCCTTGCAGGTCCAGGCCATGCAAATAGACGTCCTGCCACTGCGTCGCCAGCTCAAGGCCGCGTGTTCGTATGTGATCTACGCTCTGAATAAAGCTGCAGCCTGCTGCCCTAGTACAGGTGCCGGTGTCATAAGGAATGGCGCTGCCGTTAGCCAGGGTTTGCGAGATGAGTGCATCATGCTTGTTTTCACTGAACAGGCTGGCCCTGACCAGGCCGTTATCAAAGCGACGCTCGGCCGAAAACTCTGCAGCAACCACTTCCTCCGGCTTCAGGATCGGGTTCGCTTCTACAAAATAAGCGGCAGCTCCGTTCTGCAAAGGCTGAAACATTTCACTCACAGTCGGGAAACGGAATGCCTGCCCGAAAGCGGCACGAAAACCCCAGGCCGGAACCGGCTCAAAACTCAGGGAAAGTTTCGGCGAGAACCTGGTTGCCGATACCGCTTGATAATCGGCTGTTTTCAGAATACTGGAAATGGTTGTTTTATTCTGCCCATCACTTGCCTGCCAATGCTCAGCACGGCCGCCCAATGTAAGTGCCCACTGTGGCGTAATCTGCCATTTATCCTGGGCATACAGCGCATGGGTTCTGGTCTCGCCGCGGGCAGAAGCGTTGAGCGTGCCCTTATCTCCCTGCGACCAGTCTGCCGTATTATGGGTTTCGCTTTCCAGCTTGTATTGGTCCAGGTGATAGCCGATGTCTATCGTATGGTCATGCGGACGCAGCGTTGCGCGCGTGTCCAGTATTGTCCAGCCGGTACCGGACATATCCGTGACTCGGCCGGTTCTTGTGATGTATGGATTACCCGCAGCGATTGAGCCGTTAGCGGATGCATTGGCGGCACTATTCCTGTCCCGCTGGTAATCATAGTCAGATAGCGTTACCTGCCAGTCAAAAAAGCCATGGGTGCTGGACTTGACATCCAGTGCTTGCATGACATGCAGCGACTCGGCCTCTGCCGGGTTCATGCCGGAAATATCGTAACGTTGGCCGTTGAAACTTACCCGGCCGTTATATACCGCATTGCCCGCGCTATCCCTGATATAGCTTTCAACGTCGGTCTTGCCGTCCATATTCCATAAACCCAGGGTATAGGACGCCTTGATTTGAGATGTGATGTCGTAGGCCGCCTTGAATTTAATATTGGTCTGCTCTGTGCTATCGATACTGTTTGCACCGAACACCACACGTTCGGCATTCGTCTCGCTTTTATCCTGGTAAGCCCCGGTCACTGCCGGACTGGCGCCACCTGCAACGGTCGAAAGCGCAGCCGTGGAGAAATTCATCGGCTGGCCTTCATTCTTGAGGTAATCCACCCCTAGCCAGAATGCAAAGTCGTTTACCTTGTTACCGACAGATGCAGTCAGGTGACTGCCGTTGTAACTTTCATCTGTACCGTATAACTTAAAATTCTGGGTAAAAGCCTGCATACTGGCGTGCGATTCAAACCGGTCTGGCATGCGCGTTGCAATGCTCATCACACCACCGAAAGAGTTGCCGGCATAAAGTGCAGAGAAAGGCCCGTACATCATGCTGATGCTTTCTATTTCTTCCGGGCTTACCATTCCCCAGCGCGGCGGATACGCGAACGAGTTGCCCAATAAATTGGACAGCAGTACGCCATCTGCATACAGCATGCTCTGCGCACTCGATAGCGTGCCGATAGTACGGGTTGCGATGATGCCGTTGCGGTCGCCGATGAAGCGTTCGCGTACCTGTATGCTGGGAAGGTATTTCAGGGTTTGCGCAGGTGTCGCAGCGTTGACGCTATCTTGTATCTGCTTTTTATCATAAGTCTCCACGGTAGCCGGATGCTTGAGGATACGGCTATCGATCAGGGGCGCACGCACTTCGATTTCATCCAGGTTAATGGCCTCGTTATGCTCTGCGTAACAGACATTAGCGACCATCGAAGCGGCCAGAACAGCCATAAGTTTTTTCTGCATTTTTGATACCATCAGTGATTTTTATTTATAGCCGGAGTGTATAACCATTATGCAATTAATGTAATGTGACCAATTGTCGCAGGGGGGATGCCGGCGAGATGAAGCACAGGGACAGACCCCGTGCAATTTATCGTTCGCCACGTATAATATCCGGGTCATGGATATCGACCTCCCTATTTTAGAAGACCCGTCACGCCGTAATTTGCAGCGTCTGTTCCTGTTGCGCAGCGTGATGATTGCATTCATGCTGGCTGCCACGCTGGCATTGTTTTACCTGCATATACCGCTGCCCAGGTATCCGGTCGCTTTCGCAGTAAGCGGCATGCTGCTGCTGAACCTGGTCACGCTGCTGCGCCTGAACAAACAGAACCGGCACGTCAATGACCGAGAGGTTCTGCTGCAACTGCTGGCTGACCTTGCGGCATTGACCGTATTGTTTTACTACACCGGCGGCTACAGCAACCCCTTGGTATGGATGTACCTACTGCCTCTCACCGTGGCGGCTGTTGCGTTAAAGCGCCAGTATGCCTGGCTGCTGGCGGCGGTCGCCATTGCCTGCTATTCATTGCTGGTGTTTTATTATGTTCCGCTCTCACATCTCCACATGCACGACATCGCCGGGAAAACACTGGATATTCACCTGGTAGGCATGTGGATAGGCTTTGTGGTGAGTGCCGGCATCATCGCCTTTTTTGTGACCAAAATCGGACAAAGCCTGCGCGAGTACGATCAGCTGATGGCGAGCATGCGGGAAAAATCGCTAGAAAGTGAGCGTGTACTCTCACTGGGAACGCTGGCAGCCAGTGCGGCACATGAACTCGGTACCCCACTTTCCACCATGGCCGTGGTGAGCAAGGAGCTGGCAAACGACCTCACCCATCAACCGGAGCAATTGCAGCAGCTGGAAATCCTGCGCACACAGATCAACCGCTGCAAGGAAATATTATCCTCGATCACCCGCAATGCCGGACAAAGCAGGGCCGATGACGGACATGGCTCGGGCTTACGCGAATTTCTGCACGAAGTCACTCAGCGCTGGCGTGACACACGCCCGGCCACAGAGCTGGTTATTTCCGTTTGCAGCCACAGCAGCAACCCGCAGATATTCACCGACCGGGCACTCATACAGGCCTTGCAGAATCTACTGGATAACGCTGCCGACGCTTCTCCTGAGCGCATATTGCTCCATGCGGACTGGGATGCAGATATGCTGGAAATCAGCATCAGGGACTTTGGTCCCGGCATTACCGAAGAAATCAAAAGACAGCTCGGCCAGCCTTTTTTCTCCTCCAAAAATGAAAACGGCATGGGCCTGGGTGTGTATTTAACCCAAATGACGCTCAGCAGATTAGGCGGGGAGCTAAGCATCAGCAACCACGCTGAAGGCGGCGCACTTACCTCCGTAAAATTGCATCTGGATAAGCTGCGCATTCATCAACCCCCTTCAGGTCAACATTGAAAGCCACCCTATGAACGCACTGGATCAGGATGAAAAAGCGACCTTATTGCTGGTAGATGACGATGAGGACTTTCTTAACGTGCTCGCAGTTGCCATGCGCAAACGCGGGTTCAGCGTCACATTGGCAGACAGTGCCGAAAGTGCTTTTGAACGGGTGAAAGACGACCCGCCGGAATTTGCCGTAGTCGACCTCAAAATGTCTGGCAACTCAGGGCTGGTACTGGTGCGGCAGCTGGCTGGCCTGGCGGCCGGAACCAAGATAGTCGTGCTGACAGGTTATGCGAGCATCGCAACTGCGATTGAAGCGATCAAACTGGGGGCGACA
It contains:
- the ccoN gene encoding cytochrome-c oxidase, cbb3-type subunit I, producing MSNSNVETFYDDYVIRRFTVMAVVWGVVGMLMGVIIAAQLAFPELNLGLPWTSFGRLRPLHTNAVIFAFGGCALFATSYYVVQRTSQTKLAFPLLARYTFWGYQAVIVAAAISLPLGYTQAKEYAELEWPIDLLLLVVWVMYAIVFFGTIAQRKIKHIYVANWFYGAFIIVVALLHIVNSAAIPAEWMKSYSAYAGVQDAMIQWWYGHNAVGFFLTAGFLGMMYYFVPKQAERPVYSYRLSIVHFWGLIFTYMWAGSHHLHYTALPDWTQSVGMVLSLILLAPSWGGMINGMMTMSGAWHKLRDDPILRFLIVSLSFYGMSTFEGPMMAIKTVNALSHYTDWTVGHVHSGALGWVGFVSMGSLYFLTPRLWGLKQMYSKKAIELHFWLATIGVVLYITAMWISGVTAGLMWRAMNDDGTLTYTFVESVKAMHPFYVIRMTGGLMYVSGMIIMLWNVIKTVQMGQATRARIPSTVVHA
- the ccoO gene encoding cytochrome-c oxidase, cbb3-type subunit II, giving the protein MSDKEQKGFTHEKIETNSFLMVVLILIVVSFGGLVEIVPLFFQKSTTQPVEGLKPYTPLQLAGRDIYIREGCYNCHSQMIRPFKAETLRYGHYSVAGEFVYDHPFQWGSKRTGPDLHRVGARYSDEWHRIHLINPRDLVPESVMPAYPWLEKNLVDAKNLPSHLRALKIAGVPYTDEEIKNSANEVYGKTEMEAVIAYLQVLGTALKQ
- a CDS encoding CcoQ/FixQ family Cbb3-type cytochrome c oxidase assembly chaperone, translated to MDITDLRSIATVAALVTFVGIWVWAWSGRHKKDFDEAARLPLEGDE
- the ccoP gene encoding cytochrome-c oxidase, cbb3-type subunit III is translated as MSDFTSSFWPMFISAIVIGGIIFCLTVLFLTSKSHDAAHTGESTGHVYDEDIIEMNNPMPRWWMWMFIITCVFGVSYLFLYPGLGTYGGKLGWTQLKQYEQEVKETNDRIAPIYAKFTSMAPEDVAKDPKAMAIGERLFMNNCSQCHGSDAHGSRGFPNLTDKDWLYGGAPETIKETITNGRHGMMPPMAAAIGNADDVKNVANYVLSLSGSQHDANRAALGKEKFTACAACHGAEGKGNQTIGAPNLTDDIWLHGAGEAAIIERINNGKNNQMPAQGSRLTPEQIHVLASYVWRFSNNENNAQ
- the ccoG gene encoding cytochrome c oxidase accessory protein CcoG, translated to MSNQKVKSRKVIPIAEDTSKPRSLYESQPKIYPRSISGYFKNMRWLTIWITQLVFYGTPWLMWNDRQAMLLDISTHRFYIFGLVLYPQDLIYLVVILIIAALALFLFTAVAGRLWCGFSCPQSVYTEIFLWMERKIEGDRAARMRLDGMKFGIKKFHKKFLKHAAWISFSLFTGFTFLGYFSPIRELLDNILQYRLSPWETFWILFYGFATYGNAGFLREQICKYMCPYARFQSAMFDNDTLIVTYDQERGEPRSGRSRKVDAKQSGLGDCIDCSFCVQVCPVGIDIRNGLQYECISCGLCVDACNSIMDKMEYPRGLIRFSTHNAVEKHWSQKQIIQKVMRPRVLIYSGLLLLLCIGFVASLAMRVPFKVDVIRDRGVMSRLVAGGKVENVYRLQITNASEKPETYRIGVNGLSGLTIASEGVFTVNPAESRMVAISLQIEDGSIKSGSHPVVFEIEAAGSKEKILEKSIFYMSH
- a CDS encoding sulfite exporter TauE/SafE family protein; the encoded protein is MQTALLYSALLMGIAGGPHCVAMCGAACTALTQSQQHPYGIYQYHLGRLCGYALLGAIATFAIQSIAWLSSYSSALHPLWTFFHVLIFFWGLLLVIYARQPIWVDRAGRNIWGHVKKLAVKRGGNFYVGMLWALMPCGLLYSALVIASFNAHPLGGALSMAAFALGSSISLFLAPWLWLKLKTNAIEPYGMRLAGLLLSAASAWAIWMELTHNTKVWCAT
- a CDS encoding TonB-dependent receptor, yielding MQKKLMAVLAASMVANVCYAEHNEAINLDEIEVRAPLIDSRILKHPATVETYDKKQIQDSVNAATPAQTLKYLPSIQVRERFIGDRNGIIATRTIGTLSSAQSMLYADGVLLSNLLGNSFAYPPRWGMVSPEEIESISMMYGPFSALYAGNSFGGVMSIATRMPDRFESHASMQAFTQNFKLYGTDESYNGSHLTASVGNKVNDFAFWLGVDYLKNEGQPMNFSTAALSTVAGGASPAVTGAYQDKSETNAERVVFGANSIDSTEQTNIKFKAAYDITSQIKASYTLGLWNMDGKTDVESYIRDSAGNAVYNGRVSFNGQRYDISGMNPAEAESLHVMQALDVKSSTHGFFDWQVTLSDYDYQRDRNSAANASANGSIAAGNPYITRTGRVTDMSGTGWTILDTRATLRPHDHTIDIGYHLDQYKLESETHNTADWSQGDKGTLNASARGETRTHALYAQDKWQITPQWALTLGGRAEHWQASDGQNKTTISSILKTADYQAVSATRFSPKLSLSFEPVPAWGFRAAFGQAFRFPTVSEMFQPLQNGAAAYFVEANPILKPEEVVAAEFSAERRFDNGLVRASLFSENKHDALISQTLANGSAIPYDTGTCTRAAGCSFIQSVDHIRTRGLELATQWQDVYLHGLDLQGSATFTDAEVLRNDAAPATVGNKPPRIPKNMFKAVATYHHGNNLTYSLAARYSGRQYNALDNSDINPDTFGGASKFFVMDVKATYKFANRITASLGIDNLNNYKAYVFHPYPQRTAYLQLKFDY
- a CDS encoding ATP-binding protein, which codes for MDIDLPILEDPSRRNLQRLFLLRSVMIAFMLAATLALFYLHIPLPRYPVAFAVSGMLLLNLVTLLRLNKQNRHVNDREVLLQLLADLAALTVLFYYTGGYSNPLVWMYLLPLTVAAVALKRQYAWLLAAVAIACYSLLVFYYVPLSHLHMHDIAGKTLDIHLVGMWIGFVVSAGIIAFFVTKIGQSLREYDQLMASMREKSLESERVLSLGTLAASAAHELGTPLSTMAVVSKELANDLTHQPEQLQQLEILRTQINRCKEILSSITRNAGQSRADDGHGSGLREFLHEVTQRWRDTRPATELVISVCSHSSNPQIFTDRALIQALQNLLDNAADASPERILLHADWDADMLEISIRDFGPGITEEIKRQLGQPFFSSKNENGMGLGVYLTQMTLSRLGGELSISNHAEGGALTSVKLHLDKLRIHQPPSGQH
- a CDS encoding response regulator transcription factor — translated: MNALDQDEKATLLLVDDDEDFLNVLAVAMRKRGFSVTLADSAESAFERVKDDPPEFAVVDLKMSGNSGLVLVRQLAGLAAGTKIVVLTGYASIATAIEAIKLGATHYLAKPVDADEIVAAFEKKNGNADVELSSNPLSVNRLEWEHIQRVLAENDGNISATARSLNMHRRTLQRKLGKKPSANPAIGI